One window from the genome of Nocardia higoensis encodes:
- the aceA gene encoding isocitrate lyase, which produces MSTTGTPKTAEEIQKDWDTNPRWKGVTRNYTAEQVVKLQGSVVEEHTLARRGSEILWDLVNNEDYINSLGALTGNQAVQQVRAGLKAIYLSGWQVAGDANLSGHTYPDQSLYPANSVPQVVRRINNALLRADEIAKVEGDTSVENWLAPIVADGEAGFGGALNVYELQKAMIAAGVAGSHWEDQLASEKKCGHLGGKVLIPTQQHIRTLTSARLAADVAGVPTVVIARTDAEAATLLTSDVDERDREFLDGTRTAEGFYGVKNGIEPCIARAKAYAPYADLIWMETGVPDLEVAKKFAESVRSEFPDQLLAYNCSPSFNWKAHLDDSTIAKFQKELGAMGFKFQFITLAGFHSLNYGMFDLAHGYAREGMTAFVDLQEREFKAAKERGFTAVKHQREVGAGYFDTIATTVDPNTSTAALKGSTEEGQFH; this is translated from the coding sequence ATGTCGACCACCGGCACCCCGAAGACCGCCGAGGAAATCCAGAAGGATTGGGACACCAACCCGCGCTGGAAGGGCGTCACCCGCAACTACACCGCCGAGCAGGTTGTCAAGCTCCAGGGCAGCGTCGTCGAGGAGCACACCCTCGCCCGCCGCGGCTCGGAGATCCTGTGGGACCTGGTGAACAACGAGGACTACATCAACTCCCTCGGCGCCCTCACCGGCAACCAGGCCGTGCAGCAGGTCCGCGCCGGCCTGAAGGCCATCTACCTGTCGGGCTGGCAGGTCGCCGGTGACGCGAACCTCTCCGGTCACACCTACCCCGACCAGAGCCTGTACCCGGCCAACTCGGTGCCGCAGGTCGTGCGTCGCATCAACAACGCGCTGCTGCGCGCCGACGAGATCGCCAAGGTCGAGGGCGACACCTCGGTCGAGAACTGGCTGGCCCCGATCGTGGCCGACGGCGAAGCCGGCTTCGGTGGCGCGCTGAACGTCTACGAGCTGCAGAAGGCCATGATCGCCGCCGGTGTCGCCGGTTCGCACTGGGAAGACCAGCTGGCCTCGGAGAAGAAGTGCGGCCACCTCGGTGGCAAGGTGCTCATCCCCACCCAGCAGCACATCCGCACCCTGACCTCCGCGCGTCTGGCCGCCGACGTCGCCGGCGTGCCGACCGTGGTCATCGCCCGCACCGATGCCGAGGCCGCCACCCTGCTGACCTCCGATGTCGACGAGCGCGACCGCGAGTTCCTGGACGGCACCCGCACCGCCGAGGGCTTCTACGGCGTGAAGAACGGCATCGAGCCCTGCATCGCCCGTGCCAAGGCCTACGCCCCCTACGCCGACCTCATCTGGATGGAGACCGGCGTGCCGGATCTCGAGGTCGCCAAGAAGTTCGCCGAGTCCGTCCGCAGCGAATTCCCCGACCAGCTGCTGGCCTACAACTGCTCGCCGTCCTTCAACTGGAAGGCGCACCTGGACGACTCGACCATCGCGAAGTTCCAGAAGGAACTGGGCGCCATGGGCTTCAAGTTCCAGTTCATCACTCTGGCCGGCTTCCACTCGCTCAACTACGGCATGTTCGACCTGGCGCACGGCTACGCCCGCGAGGGCATGACCGCCTTCGTCGACCTGCAGGAGCGCGAGTTCAAGGCCGCCAAGGAGCGTGGCTTCACCGCCGTCAAGCACCAGCGTGAGGTCGGCGCCGGCTACTTCGACACCATCGCCACCACCGTCGACCCGAACACCTCGACGGCCGCGCTGAAGGGCTCCACCGAAGAGGGTCAGTTCCACTGA
- a CDS encoding lipase family protein encodes MRRFLAAAAVAAGCAIPPLVAPIVAQAAPPPGAVESVQPLAAIATPPAAGAGARLLYGSTTVGDTPTTASAAVYFPQGEPPAGGWPVIAWAHGTVGIGDDCAYSLAGPGARERDWAYLGAWLDQGYAVVAADYAGLGTPGEHPYLDGMVEAHNIVDAVRAATTQYPSLSRKWVVVGQSQGGAAAVFTARHATELGGSDLDYRGAVGTGVPAYIEDALQFLGPNVPPIELGPHLSAYVLYLLAGLQTAHPELGIETLLTDAGRDWVERGRSVCLEDFGNELSANNVVLGTLFARPLNSLPDAHGLLARYLGLPESGYDRPLFLGHGLRDTDVLTPQTLRFAATLMARGEPVTVKVYDEDHSSAVNASLVDSIPFVRALFG; translated from the coding sequence ATGCGCAGATTCCTCGCCGCCGCGGCCGTCGCCGCAGGCTGCGCCATCCCCCCGCTCGTCGCGCCCATCGTGGCGCAGGCCGCGCCGCCGCCCGGAGCCGTCGAGTCGGTCCAGCCGCTCGCCGCGATCGCGACCCCGCCCGCGGCCGGGGCGGGCGCCCGCCTGCTGTACGGCTCGACGACCGTCGGGGACACCCCCACCACCGCGAGCGCGGCGGTCTACTTCCCGCAGGGCGAACCGCCCGCCGGTGGCTGGCCGGTGATCGCCTGGGCGCACGGCACCGTGGGCATCGGCGACGACTGCGCCTACAGCCTCGCCGGGCCGGGCGCACGGGAACGCGACTGGGCCTACCTCGGCGCCTGGCTCGACCAGGGCTACGCGGTGGTGGCCGCCGACTACGCCGGGCTCGGCACGCCGGGCGAGCACCCCTACCTCGACGGCATGGTCGAGGCGCACAACATCGTCGACGCCGTCCGCGCGGCCACCACCCAGTACCCGTCCCTGTCGCGCAAGTGGGTCGTGGTCGGTCAGTCGCAGGGTGGTGCGGCAGCGGTGTTCACCGCGCGCCACGCCACCGAGCTCGGCGGTTCGGACCTGGACTATCGGGGGGCGGTCGGCACCGGGGTGCCCGCCTACATCGAAGACGCGCTGCAATTCCTCGGCCCGAATGTGCCGCCGATCGAACTCGGCCCGCATCTGAGCGCCTATGTGCTGTATCTGCTCGCCGGCCTGCAGACCGCCCATCCCGAGCTGGGCATCGAGACCCTGCTGACCGATGCGGGCCGCGACTGGGTCGAGCGCGGGCGCAGCGTGTGCCTCGAGGACTTCGGCAACGAACTCAGCGCGAACAACGTCGTGCTCGGCACCCTGTTCGCCCGCCCGCTGAACTCCTTGCCCGATGCGCACGGCCTGCTCGCGCGCTACCTGGGCCTGCCCGAATCCGGCTACGACCGCCCGCTGTTCCTCGGTCACGGCCTGCGCGACACCGACGTGCTCACTCCGCAGACCCTGCGCTTCGCCGCCACCCTGATGGCGCGCGGCGAGCCGGTCACGGTGAAGGTCTACGACGAGGACCACAGCAGCGCGGTGAACGCCTCGCTCGTCGACTCGATCCCGTTCGTGCGGGCTCTCTTCGGCTGA